The genomic DNA GTAATCTTGTAAGCTTTTTTGTGCTTTTTCGTAGTTTTCAGTGAATCCTAAGATATAGCCACCTCCACCAGAACCGCATAACTTTAGGTAATAATCATTAGTTTGTATTCCTTTTTCCCAAACTTTATGAAAAGCTTTAGGAATCATTGGTTTAAAATTAGTTAAAACCAATTTAGATAAATTTTTAACGTTGCTAAATAATGATGTAACATTTCCGTGTAAAAAATCATCAATGCAAGCATCTGTATAAGTAACAAACTCTTCATGGAGCATTTTACGAAAACCTTCATTTTTCATCTTATTCATGAAAATGTTAACCATGGGTTGCGTTTCTCCAATTTGTTCAGAGTCCAATAAGAATACAGCTCCTTTTCCTTCTTTTTGAGACGGAATGCCAGCGGCTTCAATGCGTTCTTTTGAATGAATAAGGATAGGTAAGCTTAGATAAGAGTTTAAAGGGTCTAAGCCAGAGCTTTTTCCATGGAAAAAAGATTCCATTAAAGAAAAAATAGCTTTTAACTTTAAGAGTTTATCGCGTGTTAAGTTTTCTAATACAGTAATTTTGTCCGTTGCATATTGGTCATAGATAGAGGCTACAAGTGCTCCAGAACTACCTACTCCGTACCCTTGTGGGATTGAGGAGTCAAAGTACATACCTCTTTCGATATCTGATTTTAATTTCTCCAAATCGAAAGAAACCAAATCATTTTTTAAGTTAACTAGGTATTCATAGAATTTTGCTAAATTATCATTAGACTTTTTAGCTTCTCCTGTTAAGTTTTGAGCTGTTTTTAAAGCTCCTTTATATGAGTTAAAAGGAATTGCTAAGCCTTTGGAATCTTTAATGATTCCGTACTCACCAAATAGCAATATCTTCGCGTAAAATAAAGGTCCTCTCATTAGTTTCTATGAATTTTGAGACAAAAGTAAGACTAAATATAATACAATACTATTTATAAATTAAAATAAATAGCATAAAAAAGTCTTTTTTCTTTCTATTGAAGTGATTTAAACTTTTTTTATTGGGAAAAGGAAATCTTATGGAAGGTCATGTTTTATTTTTAGCACTTAGGTAGATAAAAAAAGCATTTTTCTTTATCGAGGTTTTTCGTGGTAATTTGTAATACGAGTCAGTTAATAAACATTTTTATAAAAAGTTTTCCAAACCCCTATTTTTTCTCCATTTCTATACTTTCCTTTCTTTTTTATTTTTCCGTTTTTGTAATACGTTTTCCAAACGCCATCTCGTTTGCCGTTGGTGTATTTTCCAGTTTCTTTAAGCTCTCCTGTTTCATAATATACATCGCGTTTTCCTTCCAACTCTCCATTTTGGTAATTTGCTTTGTGAAATGTTTTTCCATTAGGATGATAATAAAGAATCAAGCCATCGAATTTTTCTTCGTTAGGTGTTGATACTGTGCTAAAGCCTTCCATTTGTACTGTGCCATTAATGTAGTAATCTACAATCCAAAAACCATTGCCCTTTTTTTGAGGGGCAGGTCGATAAAATACGGCTTTGTCTTTGGTAGTAGCATTCCAATTCGCATCAAACCAAATAGTTTCTTGAGCGTTTACTGTTGTGGCTAGGAAAAAAAGAATGATTCCAATAAGTGTTTTCGAATTTTTCATGATATTAGTTGGGGATTAAGTGATTATGATTTTAGATTTCTATGGCTCCAAAACTCACATTATCACAAATATACTGATTTTTTTGGCAATATTTAGATAACTCTTTGTTTATAAACTGATTAACACTTTCTTTTTCATCAAAAGGATATAGCACATGCACATTGGCACCGGCATCTAAAGTAAAGCAGATATTACTATTATTTAAAGTTCTGTACTCCCAAATCTTATGAATAATTTCTAAAGTATTAGGTTTCATTAAAATAAAGTAAGGGTTGCTTGTTAACATCATTGCATGTAATGTTAAAGCTTCGCTTTCTACTAAATTAATAAATCCTTTTAGGTTGCCATTTTGAAGGAATGTAGTAATTTTTGAGAGGTTATTAGTTGCCTGTTGAAAACGATTTTCAGCATAAGGATGATCGTGCATTAGATTGTGTCCAACCGTGCTGCTAACTTGCTTTTCTCCTTTATCAACAAGTAAAATGGCGTCTTGATAGTTTTCAAAGACAGGGTGTACTTGGTGAGGAAATTTTGTTCCAAATAAATCAGAACTTCCTTCAATATTAGGATGTGCTCCCCAAACTACAATAGGACCATCAATACTTCTACTAGCACTTCCAGAACCTAAACGAGCTAAAAAAGAAGCTTTTTGCTTGATAAATTCTTCTGTTAATGATGGAATTAATTCTTTTTCTAAGCTCATGATACACATTGCAATAGCACTCATCCCACTTGCAGAAGAGGCAATTCCACTACTATGAGGAAATGAGTTTTCAGAATGAATGCTCATATGGTATTCCAAAAGGTATGGGCAATATGGCTCAATTCGTTTTAAAAATGCGGCAATTTTAGGCTGAAAGCTTTCTTTTTTCTTACCTTCAAAAAGCAATTCAAAAGAAGCTTTTTCATTTTTAGCACCTTTTTTAAAATTTATGGTAGTAATTGTATGGCAGTTATTTAACGTAAAGCTAATAGAAGCATTTTTAGGTATTTGAGGAGTGCTTTTACCCCAATATTTTACCAATGCGATATTGCTAGGTGTTCGCCATGTAAAAGTAGCCTTTTCAACGGTTTGTACGATTTTTTTCGGAATGAATTGTTCTGTATTCAATTGCTTTAATATTTGCAACAAAGATATATTTTGTAGGAGATAATAAAAAATAAAAAAGAGACTACCTTTTACAGATAGTCTCTTTGTAAAATAGGGTTTTGTTGTTAGTTGATTTGAAAAATGAAAGGCAATCGAGCTTGGATTCCTTTTAATTTTTTCATGTCTTTAACGTTTTTATATAAGCGATAGCTCTCTTCTCCTAAAGCTTCTTGCAAAACTTCTTCTTTAGTAACTTTTGCAAATGGAGAAAGTTTTAAAGCTTCTTTTAAATCTTTTTTATAATTTGGATAATTTCTAATTCTATAACTGTCTATTTCGGCTAATTCAGCAGCTACTTGAATAGCGTCTTCTAAACTACCAAGTTGATCTACTAGCCCTAAATTGACGGCCTCTTTACCTGTCCAAACGCGTCCTTGAGCAACATTATCAACTTCTTCAAAAGTCATATTTCTACCAGCGGCTACGCGATTAACAAATGTTTTATAGATGTTTTCAACGCCTTCTTTAGTTACCTCGTAAAATTGTTTGGAAATAGGTTCAAAAGGACTATAATATGCGCTTTTGTTGGTGCTAACTTGTTCTGCATTAATGCCTATGTTCTCTGCTAATTGATGTACATTAGGAACCGCTCCAAATACTCCAATAGAGCCTGTAATAGTGGTAGGTTCCGCTATTATTTTATCAGCATTACAAGCAATATAATAGCCTCCAGAAGCTGCAAGATTCCCCATAGAAACGACCAAAGGTTTTTCTTTTTTGGTAAGTTCCAATGCTCTCCAAATTAATTCAGAAGCCAAAGCAGAACCGCCAGGAGAGTTTACTCGTAAAACAATTGCTTTAATGCTATGATCTTCCCTAGCTTTTTTCAACGCTTTATTAATCATATCTTGGCCAATCATTTCTTCTGATCCTTTTCCGTATATAATTTGTCCTTGAGCGTAAATTACAGCAATTTTATTACTAGTTTTTACCACTTTTCGTCCTTTACCAGCTTTTATATAATCATTTATTGATATCATGTTTATTTCGGCCGTTCTTGATGCTATTTTTACTTTAGCATCAAATTCGTCTTCATAAATAGCCGCATCAATTAATTGGTTGCTCATTGCTTTATCAGCATCTCTACCAAGAGAGTTGGTGGCTATATTATTTAATGTCGGAATCGGTATTTTTCTGCTTTCGCTGATGTCTTCAAGTATTTCAGACCAAATAGATTGCAAAAAAGAAGTTGTTTGCTCTCTATTAGCTTCACTCATTTTATTACTCAAATAAGGTTCAACGGCACTTTTGTATTTTCCGTGACGAATTACTTCCATTTTAATACCGTATTTATCTTCAAAATCTTTATAGTATAAAATTTCAGTAGTCAAACCTTTAAAATCAATGGCTCCGATAGGGTTTAAAAAGAGGCTATCGGCAACAGAACTTAGGTAGTAGTTTTTTTGGTTATACACATTGTTATAAGCATATACAAATTTTCCACTTTCTTTAAATGCTGCTATTTTATCTCGTATTGCTTGTGTTTGTGCAATTCCTGCATTTACAAAAGAGGTTTGAATAGTTATTCCTTTAATGTGGTCATCTGTTTTAGCATTTTCTATGGCGGTAATAATACGATTCAATCCTAATTTTTCATCAGCTAAATCAAAAGCTTCAACAAAGGGGTTATTCTCTACGGGAGCATAATCCTTTATAGGAATGGATAAGTCTAAATTTAAAACAGAATTAGGTTTAACAAGAGTAATTTCCTCATTGCCAAAGGCAGCGGCAATGCCTATAAAAACTAGAAGGAGTAGAAAAATAGCAATAAAAAAACCAATTATTGCAGCAATAAGGTTACGTAAAAAGTTCATTTTAAAGTTTAAAAATTGAGCTACAAATATACTCTTTTCTAAAGAAGCTATTTGAGCTGCATTCTATATTTTTGTTGCGCAAATTCGAAATAATTAAAGAGTTTATAATTTACCTCATAGCCATAGTTTATATTAGGATCATAATCAATGATATTCTCGTAAATATTAGGATTGAATTGATTGACATTTGTAACTCTATAATTCCAAGTAGATACGTAAAATAAATTTTTATTTTCAAGATAATTTTGAGAGTAGTATCCAGTAGGTTTGGCAATGGTGTTGAGATACATGGTAAAACCAGGGTCGATAATAATGATTTCGTAGGCCAAGCTGTCATTTGCAATAACTACAGGAGGTTCTTTGCTTGTGGTTGTTATTTTGTTAAGAGAAGGAGTGCATGACCAAATACATACCCCAATACAACAAAGGAGAAAGAATGTTTTAGAGAATTTCATAATAGCGAGCTTTAGAAAAACTAAAGTTGCAAAAAATATTTCAAAAATGATTGATTTTTAGGAGCTTTAACAATAACTTTCAAGCAAATAACTTTAAGAAATGAAAAAAAGATGTTTTTGGGTAAGTGATGATTCTTTATATGTTGAATATCATGATATTGAATGGGGGGTTCCTACTTTTGACGATGCAAAATTGTTTGAGTTTTTAATTCTAGAAACCTTTCAGGCTGGACTTAGTTGGATTACTATTTTAAAAAAAAGACAAAATTTTAAAAAGGCATTTGATGATTTTGATTATAAAAAAATAGCAAATTATACTGATGAGGAGTATGAGCGTTTGATACAGGATCCAGGAATTATACGAAATAAACTGAAAGTGAAAAGTGCTATTACTAATGCAAGGTTGTTTATGGAGGTTCAAAAAGAATTTGGATCTTTTTCAAAATTCTTTTGGAGTTATACGAATGGAAAACCTATTGTGAATAAATTTGCGAGAAAAGAAGATGTACCAGCAACCACTCCATTATCAGATAAAATTTCAAAAGATTTAAAAAAGCGGGGATTTAAGTTTGTCGGCTCTACTGTGATATACGCTTATATGCAGTCTATGGGAATGGTAAATGATCATACTACAGATTGTTTTAGGCATCACGAAGTTTAAAATTTGTACATTTATCCACCAAAATAAAAGTTAATCGAAATGAAATTAAAACATATTTTTTGTTCAGTTGTTGCAGCAGGAACATTTCTTTCTTGCGCCGTTGATAAAAAAGAAGAGACAAAACCCCAAACAGTAAAAAAACAAGCAACAGCGTTTGACTATGTAGTAGAGCAATTTGCTGATGTGAGAGTAATGAGATATCAAATACCAGGATTTGATGAGCTTACTTTAAAAGAAAAGCAATTAGTTTATTATTTAACACAAGCAGGACTTGCAGGTAGGGATATTATGTGGGATCAGAATTACCGACATAATTTAGAAATTAGGACTGTTTTGGAGGGAATTAATAATAATTATAAAGGGGATAGAAGTAGTACGGAGTTTAAAAAGTTTAAAACGTATTTAAAAAGGGTTTGGTTTTCAAACGGAATTCACCATCATTACTCAAATGATAAATTAAAACCAGCTTTTTCTAAAGCGTATTTTGTTGGCTTGTTAAAAGATTCAGGAATTATTATAGCTCCTGAAGTATTAGATGTTATTTTTAATGATAAGGATTTAAAAAAGGTAAATAAAAAAGCAGGAGTTGACAATGTATTGGCATCAGCAGTAAATTTTTATGACCCTACAATAACAAGTAAGGAAGTAGCTGATTTTTATGCAAAGGCTTATAAAGGACCTAAAAATCAACCTATAGAAGCAGGGCTTAATTCAAAGTTAGTACGTGAGAATGGTGCGTTGGTAGAAAAGGTATGGAAATCAGGAGGTATGTATGGCCAAGCTATTGACAAGATTATATTTTGGTTAGAAAAAGCAAAAGGGGTTGCTGAAAATGCTAAGCAAGCAGAAGCATTAGGATTATTAATAACGTATTATAAAACAGGAAGTTTAGATATTTGGGATAAATATTGTATTGCTT from Tenacibaculum maritimum NCIMB 2154 includes the following:
- a CDS encoding DUF6146 family protein, whose protein sequence is MKFSKTFFLLCCIGVCIWSCTPSLNKITTTSKEPPVVIANDSLAYEIIIIDPGFTMYLNTIAKPTGYYSQNYLENKNLFYVSTWNYRVTNVNQFNPNIYENIIDYDPNINYGYEVNYKLFNYFEFAQQKYRMQLK
- the sppA gene encoding signal peptide peptidase SppA — its product is MNFLRNLIAAIIGFFIAIFLLLLVFIGIAAAFGNEEITLVKPNSVLNLDLSIPIKDYAPVENNPFVEAFDLADEKLGLNRIITAIENAKTDDHIKGITIQTSFVNAGIAQTQAIRDKIAAFKESGKFVYAYNNVYNQKNYYLSSVADSLFLNPIGAIDFKGLTTEILYYKDFEDKYGIKMEVIRHGKYKSAVEPYLSNKMSEANREQTTSFLQSIWSEILEDISESRKIPIPTLNNIATNSLGRDADKAMSNQLIDAAIYEDEFDAKVKIASRTAEINMISINDYIKAGKGRKVVKTSNKIAVIYAQGQIIYGKGSEEMIGQDMINKALKKAREDHSIKAIVLRVNSPGGSALASELIWRALELTKKEKPLVVSMGNLAASGGYYIACNADKIIAEPTTITGSIGVFGAVPNVHQLAENIGINAEQVSTNKSAYYSPFEPISKQFYEVTKEGVENIYKTFVNRVAAGRNMTFEEVDNVAQGRVWTGKEAVNLGLVDQLGSLEDAIQVAAELAEIDSYRIRNYPNYKKDLKEALKLSPFAKVTKEEVLQEALGEESYRLYKNVKDMKKLKGIQARLPFIFQIN
- a CDS encoding diphosphomevalonate/mevalonate 3,5-bisphosphate decarboxylase family protein is translated as MNTEQFIPKKIVQTVEKATFTWRTPSNIALVKYWGKSTPQIPKNASISFTLNNCHTITTINFKKGAKNEKASFELLFEGKKKESFQPKIAAFLKRIEPYCPYLLEYHMSIHSENSFPHSSGIASSASGMSAIAMCIMSLEKELIPSLTEEFIKQKASFLARLGSGSASRSIDGPIVVWGAHPNIEGSSDLFGTKFPHQVHPVFENYQDAILLVDKGEKQVSSTVGHNLMHDHPYAENRFQQATNNLSKITTFLQNGNLKGFINLVESEALTLHAMMLTSNPYFILMKPNTLEIIHKIWEYRTLNNSNICFTLDAGANVHVLYPFDEKESVNQFINKELSKYCQKNQYICDNVSFGAIEI
- a CDS encoding mevalonate kinase family protein gives rise to the protein MRGPLFYAKILLFGEYGIIKDSKGLAIPFNSYKGALKTAQNLTGEAKKSNDNLAKFYEYLVNLKNDLVSFDLEKLKSDIERGMYFDSSIPQGYGVGSSGALVASIYDQYATDKITVLENLTRDKLLKLKAIFSLMESFFHGKSSGLDPLNSYLSLPILIHSKERIEAAGIPSQKEGKGAVFLLDSEQIGETQPMVNIFMNKMKNEGFRKMLHEEFVTYTDACIDDFLHGNVTSLFSNVKNLSKLVLTNFKPMIPKAFHKVWEKGIQTNDYYLKLCGSGGGGYILGFTENYEKAQKSLQDYKLELVYRF
- a CDS encoding toxin-antitoxin system YwqK family antitoxin, whose protein sequence is MKNSKTLIGIILFFLATTVNAQETIWFDANWNATTKDKAVFYRPAPQKKGNGFWIVDYYINGTVQMEGFSTVSTPNEEKFDGLILYYHPNGKTFHKANYQNGELEGKRDVYYETGELKETGKYTNGKRDGVWKTYYKNGKIKKKGKYRNGEKIGVWKTFYKNVY
- a CDS encoding DNA-3-methyladenine glycosylase I — its product is MKKRCFWVSDDSLYVEYHDIEWGVPTFDDAKLFEFLILETFQAGLSWITILKKRQNFKKAFDDFDYKKIANYTDEEYERLIQDPGIIRNKLKVKSAITNARLFMEVQKEFGSFSKFFWSYTNGKPIVNKFARKEDVPATTPLSDKISKDLKKRGFKFVGSTVIYAYMQSMGMVNDHTTDCFRHHEV